The sequence TCGTAGACCAGCGAGCCGGTGACGTCACCGGGCATCAGGTCGGGGGTGAACTGGATGCGCTTGGTCCCCAGGCTGAGCGCGGTGGAGAGGGTGCGGATCAGCAGGGTCTTGGCCACACCGGGGACGCCTTCGAGCAGCACGTGGCCGCCGCAGAGCAGGGCGACGACGAGGCCGGTGACGGCGGCGTCCTGACCGACGACGGCCTTGGCGATCTCGGCGCGCAGGGCGGTGAGCGCCTCGCGCGGGTCGCCGAGGCGCGGGTCGCTGGCGGGAGCGGCGCTGCCGGGGACGGTGGTGCCGGTGGTGGCGGGCGCCGGGCCGGGGGTGATGCGGAGCTGGGTGGTGGCCTTCTCGGTCACGGCTTCCGTACCTGCCTTTCGAGGGTGTCGAGGTCGTCGGCGAGCCGCAGCAGTGCGGCGTCGTCGGTCGGGGGAGGGCCGTACAGCAGGGCCGCGGCGTCCCCGGCGGGCCGTTCGGGGAGGCGGTCCGCGACGGCCGCGCAGAGGGCGGTGGGGTCGGGCGCGCCGGCCACGGGCGGGACGCCCAGGGCCGGCGCGATGCGCAGCGCGGTGGCGCGGCGCAGGGCGTCGGCGGCCCGGCCGCGGGCCTTGGCCCGGCGGTAGAGGCGGGCGCGGCCCTCGGTGGTCTCGGAGGCGCGGACCACGACCGGCAGCCTCTCGCTGACCACCGGGCCGAGTCGCCGGGCGCGCCAGAGCGCGGCGAGCAGGACGGCGATGCCGAGCTGGTAGCCGGCCCAGGTCCAGCCCTCGGGGATGTAGTCCTGGAAGCTCTTGCGCCCGCCCTCGGCGACCGGGGCGGTGTAGTCGGGCAGGTGCCAGGTGATGTGCGGCCGGGAACCGAGCAGGCCGAGTCCCAGGGCGGCGTTGCCGTCCTTCCCGAGCAGGTCGTTGGTGAGGAACTCGCCGCTGCCGAGGACCACGACGTCGGTGTTCCGGCCGGTGGTGACGGCGACCAGCGGGTATCCGTGGCCGCGCGGGTAGCAGCCTTCGCCGCGGCTGCCGGCGGTGTAGAGCAGGCCGCCGAGATGGGCGCTGCCGGCCCGGACGGCTTCCGGGAGGGAGCAGCCGGAGTCGGTGCTGCGGACACCGGCGTACGGGATGCCGCCGTTCTCGTCGGAGGTGCGGACGCCGGGGACGAGGGCGCTGAGGGCGGCGGGTCCGGGGGAGACCAGGACCACCCGGCTGTACCCGGCGGCGGCGACGGCGGTCAGCTGCTCGGGGGTGAGCAGGTCGGGTTCGGGCAGGACGAGGGTGTCGGTGCCGGTGGGCCGCACGGCCGGGTCGGCGGTCAGGGCGACCTGGAGGCCCTCGCGCTCCAGCAGGGCGATCACGGCGTGGCTGCCGGTGGGCTCGTAGGAGCGGGGGTCGAGCGGCGGGTACCGGCGCTCCTGGTCGACGGCCGCGAGCAGGACCGCGGCGAGCAGTACCAGGGCGGCGGTGAGCAGGTACCAGCGGGCGCGCCGCCACAGTCCGCGGCCGGTCGGTGCGGTGCTGGTGGGTGCGGTGCCGATCGGTGCGGTGCCGGTGCCGATCGGTGCGGTGCCGGTGGGGATCGGGGCGGCGGCCGGGTCGGTCGGGGGAGCGGGGGCGGCGCTGGTCATGCGGCTCCTCCGGCGGCCGGGGCGAGGACCGGGCGGGCGCGTTCGAGGGCCCGGTCGAGGGCGCGCAGCGACTGGTAGGCGCCCTGGTCGGCGGCGCGCTCGCCGTACGCGATGTCGTCGAAGGCGCGGGCGGCCGCGGCGAGCTCGGCCGCGTGGCCGGGCAGGGCGCGACCGGCCTCGGCGGCGGCCTCGTCGGCGGTGCGGCCGGGGCGGGCGTCGAGCAGGGTGCGTTCCTCGAGGCCGCGGACCAGGGCGCGCATCTGCTCGCGGACGGCCTCGGTCCAGCGGCCGGCGGCGGCGTGCCGTTCGGCGTCGGTCCGGTGCTCGGCGGCGCTGCGCGGGCCGGTGCGGCCGAAGACCCCGGAGTGGGTGCGGGCGGCCCGCTTCGGAGCGCCGAGGCGCCACCAGAGGGCGGCGCCGATCACCGCGGCGACCAGCAGGAACAGGACCAGGCCGGTGGCGCCGCTGGTGCCGTCGCCGGTGAGCGCGCCCAGCGCCTCGTCGATCCGGGCCGAGATCCAGTCGAGGACCCGTTCCCGCAGGCTCGGGTCGTGGCGGTGGTAGTCGGCGTTGATCAGTTCGTCGCGGGCCGCGTCCTTGGCGGCGTCGCGCGGTGTCGTGACCGGGGCGCCACCCGCGAGCACGACGGTCTCCCCCCGGACCGGCATCGGGCTCAGAGCCTTGCGGGGGCGGGGCCGGCCTGGTCGCCCCAGCCGGTGCCGCCGTGCTCGGGCAGGCCGGCGGCGCGGGCGAGCTCGATGTCGAGGGCCTCGCGGCGGATCCGCTGGTCGACGTAGAGCAGCACGCCGATGGTGGCGGTGAAGGGGAGGGTGACGGTGGAGGAGAGGACGCCGCCGATCGCCATGGCGACCAGCATGGCGGCGGGCATGCTGCCGCTCTGCCCGGCGTCGACCTGGCCGACGAAGTCGTCGAAGCCGATCACCATTCCGGCGATCGTGAACGGGGTGCTGATCACACCGCCGACGACCGCGGCGATGATCTGGCTCAGCACGGTGATGCCGCAGATCCGCCACCAGGAGCGGTTGACCAGCCGGCGGGAGCGGGAGAGGGCGGTGATGACGCCCTGCTTCTCCAGCATGAGGGCGGGGGCGGCCAGGCTGAGCTGGATGCCGATCCAGACGGCGACCGGGAGGCTGAGCAGGCCCACGACGACGAGCAGGCCGACGAT comes from Streptomyces sp. TLI_053 and encodes:
- a CDS encoding DUF4350 domain-containing protein, which gives rise to MTSAAPAPPTDPAAAPIPTGTAPIGTGTAPIGTAPTSTAPTGRGLWRRARWYLLTAALVLLAAVLLAAVDQERRYPPLDPRSYEPTGSHAVIALLEREGLQVALTADPAVRPTGTDTLVLPEPDLLTPEQLTAVAAAGYSRVVLVSPGPAALSALVPGVRTSDENGGIPYAGVRSTDSGCSLPEAVRAGSAHLGGLLYTAGSRGEGCYPRGHGYPLVAVTTGRNTDVVVLGSGEFLTNDLLGKDGNAALGLGLLGSRPHITWHLPDYTAPVAEGGRKSFQDYIPEGWTWAGYQLGIAVLLAALWRARRLGPVVSERLPVVVRASETTEGRARLYRRAKARGRAADALRRATALRIAPALGVPPVAGAPDPTALCAAVADRLPERPAGDAAALLYGPPPTDDAALLRLADDLDTLERQVRKP
- a CDS encoding DUF4129 domain-containing protein — its product is MPVRGETVVLAGGAPVTTPRDAAKDAARDELINADYHRHDPSLRERVLDWISARIDEALGALTGDGTSGATGLVLFLLVAAVIGAALWWRLGAPKRAARTHSGVFGRTGPRSAAEHRTDAERHAAAGRWTEAVREQMRALVRGLEERTLLDARPGRTADEAAAEAGRALPGHAAELAAAARAFDDIAYGERAADQGAYQSLRALDRALERARPVLAPAAGGAA